From the genome of Anaerolineae bacterium, one region includes:
- a CDS encoding VWA domain-containing protein → MMLSFTHPWAFWALILVIPVVLVPVLARGRLWRATPLRVWWSLALRAVIALALLFSLAGAQWARALDSLTVVYLLDLSDSIPASERERAEAWVRQSIQAMPSNGQAAIVAFGENALVERPPSASAEVAEITSAPGTMRTNIAAAIRLGLALFPEASRKRMIILSDGLENVERALEQVELAAARHVEISYVPLRALTGETEAYLDRLEVPGIVRLGQRFDLTVMVESTVAQSATIQLFADGALVKSLEVNLQPGANRVRLSLTVEQAGFRRYRAELIAARDTLPQNNLAAGFTVVQGPPRILLVEGKAGEAEHLAAALRAVGMEVAVMPPAQTPQDLATLSGFDAVFLVNAPAETLPHAAMQALPRYVRELGRGLVMVGGESSFGAGGYLRSPVEEALPVDMDVRSREQEPNLALVLAVDKSGSMGRCHCDDPNLSPGQYQRVQSGLPKIDIAKEAILRTFQALGRLDFLGVVTFDEDAHWALRLRQLASLDEVQGAISGIDAYGQTNIFAGLNEATQALAEVDARIKHIILLTDGWSRAGAYEELIKQMHEQGITLSVIAAGRGSAAYLQELAQAGGGRYYPVTDIQELPQLFLKEAIQAAGSYVVERPFYPLQTATTQLLEGIDVSRMPGLYGYNGTTPKKAARVVLVTDQGDPLLAYWQYGLGRSMAWTSDLTSHWAAEWVRWDQFTRFVGQLASWVLPEPTSGHLQVTSMVEGDSLTIEADVVDSSGQPWDFLDVRASIIGPELTVQQVALTQTASGHYQATVPVNDAGAYLVQVVASEKRDAEGTANSTPAAMMTTGVVIPYSLEHRQNSHAAGEALLRDLAQRTQGQRLNAPDEAWRPGGKVAHVLQPVWPSLLLLAALLFPLDIAVRRLRLSQREWARLGTWIRARRLRRAMLVTPKQPASAEPNLPSEWFAAHARGRLRGVRRRED, encoded by the coding sequence ATGATGCTCTCGTTCACACATCCATGGGCCTTCTGGGCTTTGATCTTGGTGATCCCCGTCGTTCTGGTGCCGGTGCTGGCGCGAGGGCGCCTTTGGCGCGCGACGCCCTTGCGCGTGTGGTGGAGCCTCGCGCTGCGCGCGGTGATCGCGCTGGCGTTGCTCTTCAGCCTGGCCGGCGCCCAATGGGCACGCGCGCTGGACTCGCTCACCGTCGTCTACCTGCTGGACCTGTCAGATTCGATCCCGGCTTCAGAACGCGAGCGCGCCGAAGCCTGGGTCCGTCAGAGCATTCAGGCGATGCCGTCCAACGGACAGGCCGCGATCGTAGCCTTTGGGGAGAACGCGCTGGTGGAAAGGCCGCCCTCTGCGAGTGCAGAGGTGGCGGAGATCACGTCAGCACCTGGGACGATGCGCACGAATATCGCCGCGGCCATTCGACTGGGCCTGGCGCTCTTCCCAGAGGCAAGCCGCAAGCGGATGATCATCCTGTCCGATGGCCTCGAGAACGTGGAGCGGGCCTTGGAGCAGGTCGAGCTGGCCGCTGCTCGCCACGTTGAGATCAGCTACGTGCCGCTGCGCGCCTTGACAGGGGAGACCGAGGCGTACCTGGATCGTCTAGAGGTGCCGGGCATTGTTCGGCTGGGGCAGCGATTCGACCTGACGGTGATGGTGGAGAGCACTGTCGCCCAGTCGGCTACAATCCAGCTCTTCGCCGACGGCGCGCTGGTGAAGTCGCTAGAGGTGAACCTGCAGCCTGGGGCCAATCGTGTGCGCCTGTCTTTGACAGTGGAACAGGCGGGGTTTCGCCGCTATCGGGCTGAGCTGATCGCGGCCCGTGATACGCTGCCGCAAAACAACCTAGCGGCCGGCTTTACGGTCGTGCAGGGCCCGCCCCGCATTCTCCTGGTCGAGGGAAAGGCAGGAGAGGCCGAGCACTTAGCCGCCGCGCTGCGCGCCGTTGGGATGGAGGTCGCCGTCATGCCGCCGGCGCAAACCCCGCAAGATCTGGCCACTCTGAGTGGATTCGACGCCGTGTTCCTGGTGAACGCGCCGGCCGAGACGCTGCCCCACGCGGCCATGCAGGCTTTGCCGCGATACGTGCGCGAGCTGGGCCGCGGGCTGGTCATGGTGGGAGGCGAGTCCAGCTTCGGCGCGGGAGGGTACCTGCGGTCGCCCGTAGAGGAGGCGCTGCCGGTGGACATGGATGTGCGCAGCCGAGAGCAGGAACCAAATCTAGCCCTGGTGTTGGCCGTGGACAAATCGGGGAGCATGGGCCGCTGCCATTGCGACGATCCCAACCTATCGCCCGGCCAATATCAGCGGGTACAGAGCGGGTTGCCCAAGATAGACATCGCCAAAGAGGCCATCTTGCGAACCTTTCAGGCGCTGGGACGGCTTGACTTCCTGGGCGTGGTGACATTTGACGAGGACGCCCACTGGGCGCTCCGGCTGCGGCAGTTGGCGAGCTTAGACGAGGTCCAGGGCGCGATCAGTGGCATAGACGCTTACGGGCAGACAAACATCTTCGCCGGGCTGAACGAGGCCACGCAGGCACTAGCGGAGGTGGATGCTAGGATTAAGCATATCATCTTGCTGACTGACGGCTGGTCACGCGCCGGCGCCTATGAGGAGCTGATCAAACAGATGCATGAGCAGGGCATCACCTTGTCAGTGATCGCCGCCGGTCGTGGCTCAGCTGCATATCTTCAAGAGTTGGCGCAAGCGGGTGGCGGACGGTACTACCCGGTGACGGACATCCAGGAGTTGCCGCAGCTCTTTTTGAAAGAGGCTATCCAGGCGGCAGGGAGTTATGTGGTCGAGCGTCCGTTCTATCCCCTCCAGACGGCGACAACCCAGCTTCTCGAGGGCATAGATGTCTCCAGGATGCCTGGGCTGTACGGATACAACGGCACGACGCCCAAAAAGGCCGCTCGTGTGGTGTTGGTGACCGATCAAGGTGATCCGCTGCTGGCCTATTGGCAATACGGCTTAGGGCGCAGCATGGCCTGGACCTCTGATCTGACCTCGCATTGGGCGGCGGAATGGGTGAGGTGGGACCAGTTCACACGCTTTGTGGGACAATTGGCAAGCTGGGTGCTGCCCGAGCCGACCTCTGGCCATCTTCAGGTCACTTCCATGGTTGAGGGCGACTCGCTGACCATTGAAGCGGATGTGGTGGACAGCAGCGGACAGCCATGGGACTTCTTGGACGTGCGAGCCAGCATCATCGGGCCGGAGTTGACCGTCCAGCAGGTGGCGCTCACCCAGACTGCGTCCGGCCATTATCAGGCGACGGTGCCTGTTAACGATGCAGGGGCGTATCTGGTGCAAGTGGTGGCGAGCGAAAAAAGAGACGCAGAAGGTACTGCAAATTCCACGCCGGCGGCGATGATGACGACCGGTGTGGTCATCCCCTATTCGCTGGAGCATCGGCAGAATTCCCACGCGGCCGGCGAGGCGCTGCTACGCGATCTGGCACAGCGCACACAGGGGCAACGACTCAATGCGCCGGATGAGGCATGGCGTCCAGGTGGCAAGGTAGCGCATGTCTTGCAACCCGTCTGGCCTTCGCTATTACTGCTGGCGGCGCTATTGTTCCCCCTGGATATCGCTGTACGGCGCCTACGCTTGAGTCAGCGAGAATGGGCAAGATTGGGCACCTGGATACGAGCGCGACGGCTGCGTCGGGCGATGCTGGTCACACCAAAGCAGCCTGCTTCTGCTGAACCCAACCTCCCTAGCGAATGGTTTGCTGCGCACGCCCGCGGGCGTCTGCGGGGCGTCCGCAGACGAGAGGATTGA
- a CDS encoding carbohydrate ABC transporter permease, translating to MSHLRPQSAQSFRLRPRPAHIVLHAILIVGSGLMLLPFLWMLSTSLKEPSEIFTYPPIWIPRRLAWENYAQAIAAMPFGRFYLNSLIVASSVTLLQLLTSSLAGFAFARLRFRGRNTLFLLYLATLMIPFQVTMIPNFILIRYLRWYDTYQALILPPSFSAFSTFLMRQYLLSIPLDLDEAARVDGASSWRIWWQIILPLSGPVLAALTIFIFLNAWNDFLWPLVVTNSLEMRTLPVGLSTFQGQYNVQWHLLMAGSVIALAPVLAVYIAGQNWFVQGITLSGMGGR from the coding sequence ATGTCTCACCTTCGTCCTCAGTCCGCTCAATCGTTTCGCCTCCGGCCGCGACCCGCTCACATCGTCTTGCACGCAATCCTGATCGTCGGTAGCGGCTTGATGTTATTGCCGTTCCTGTGGATGCTCAGCACCTCGCTCAAAGAGCCATCTGAAATCTTCACATATCCGCCCATCTGGATCCCCCGCCGTTTGGCCTGGGAGAACTATGCTCAGGCCATTGCGGCTATGCCGTTTGGCCGTTTCTATCTCAATAGCTTGATCGTGGCCAGCAGCGTCACGTTGTTACAACTGTTGACGTCGTCATTGGCGGGCTTCGCCTTCGCTCGGCTGCGCTTTCGGGGGCGCAACACGCTCTTTTTACTTTACCTGGCGACGTTGATGATCCCATTCCAGGTGACGATGATCCCCAACTTCATCCTGATCCGCTATCTGCGTTGGTACGACACCTATCAGGCGCTGATTTTACCGCCCTCATTTTCGGCCTTCAGCACGTTCTTGATGCGACAGTATCTGCTGAGCATTCCGTTGGACCTAGACGAGGCAGCGCGCGTCGATGGGGCCTCGTCCTGGCGCATCTGGTGGCAGATCATCCTGCCGCTGAGCGGCCCAGTCCTGGCCGCGCTGACGATCTTTATCTTCCTCAACGCCTGGAACGACTTCCTGTGGCCACTGGTGGTGACCAATTCGCTGGAAATGCGTACGTTGCCGGTGGGGTTGAGTACCTTCCAGGGGCAGTACAACGTGCAATGGCATCTGTTGATGGCAGGCTCAGTGATCGCGTTGGCCCCGGTCCTGGCAGTCTACATCGCGGGTCAGAACTGGTTCGTGCAGGGGATCACCCTCTCCGGCATGGGCGGGCGGTAG
- a CDS encoding sugar ABC transporter permease, whose protein sequence is MDERTSALNLIPRRRWRRWRADQQWEAYLFLLPSFAGFLVFTALPIIGSLALSFARWNLLTPPQLIGLANYTQLIGQDPIFRRVAWNTAFFIVTIVPSQIILSLLFAVALNQPIRGVKVYRLIYFMPVVATIVAAALVFQWMFNRDFGIVSAVIWKLGEWTGLPISPPDWLNSTVWAKPAVVILTLWKNMGFSIVIYLAGLQAIPKELYDAAEVDGASAWQRFRYVTVPMVSPTTFFLAVILMIGAFQLFSEPYVMTRGGPAQATLTIVYYIYQNAFEFGRMGKAAAIAWVLFIFIFAFTFLQTRLQRRWVHYEAGE, encoded by the coding sequence GTGGACGAAAGAACATCTGCGCTGAACCTGATCCCGAGGCGTCGTTGGCGGCGATGGCGGGCGGACCAACAATGGGAGGCTTATCTCTTTCTGTTGCCCAGCTTCGCCGGTTTTCTCGTCTTCACTGCGCTCCCCATCATTGGATCACTGGCGCTCAGCTTTGCCCGCTGGAACCTGCTCACGCCGCCGCAGTTGATTGGCCTGGCGAACTATACCCAGCTGATCGGGCAGGATCCCATCTTCCGGCGGGTGGCATGGAACACGGCGTTCTTCATCGTCACCATCGTCCCGTCGCAGATCATCCTCAGCCTGCTGTTCGCCGTGGCCCTCAACCAGCCAATTCGGGGCGTTAAGGTATACCGGCTGATCTATTTCATGCCAGTGGTCGCCACCATCGTGGCCGCGGCCTTGGTCTTTCAGTGGATGTTCAACCGCGATTTCGGCATCGTCAGCGCCGTGATCTGGAAACTGGGCGAGTGGACGGGGTTACCCATAAGCCCGCCAGACTGGCTCAACAGCACCGTCTGGGCCAAGCCGGCGGTGGTGATCTTGACGCTGTGGAAGAATATGGGCTTCAGCATCGTGATCTATCTGGCTGGCCTGCAGGCGATCCCCAAAGAGCTGTATGATGCCGCAGAGGTGGATGGCGCCAGTGCCTGGCAACGCTTCCGCTATGTGACGGTCCCGATGGTGAGCCCGACGACCTTCTTCCTGGCCGTGATCCTGATGATCGGGGCGTTTCAGCTCTTCAGCGAGCCATATGTCATGACACGTGGTGGCCCAGCTCAGGCCACGCTCACCATCGTCTATTATATCTACCAAAATGCTTTCGAGTTCGGCCGCATGGGGAAGGCGGCTGCCATCGCTTGGGTGTTGTTCATCTTTATCTTCGCCTTTACCTTTCTGCAGACTAGGCTGCAGCGACGGTGGGTCCATTACGAAGCGGGAGAGTGA
- a CDS encoding sugar ABC transporter substrate-binding protein: protein MFKDRMLHVMMVLSAFALAISACVVPTPPPVAPPAAEQPAAETPAAEKVVTLTWGFWGSAEERATHEKVAQAFMAEHPNIKIEYWHYPWSDYFTKLQTLFAGGDPTAIPDVFFLWPTPRYAAEGVLENLDPWIQKSNYDLSDYWPALLESAMWNGSVYGLPRDVSVEVLYYNKDIFDEAGVEYPNENWTWDDFVAAAEKLTVVEPTGRVARYALGMEGGKWQLWVGQNRGSILDDMRNPSKCTLTEPAAMEGIKFFADLMNRNLAMRSASLNQAGGDAAVFQSGQVAMIIQNASRVSTFNAAGMNYDVAPVPIPKGGQRAAAAGGAAWVMSAVSDNKEEAWTFLSWLQSTNGGQRIYTESGEIFPALRSTARSDAFLKAGKPPANRMAFLIEGENAKVGRFGYFAEWGELSGSIIDPALERIWAGEATPEEVVPQLCEQVNAFLKEHGYPK, encoded by the coding sequence ATGTTCAAGGATCGTATGCTTCACGTGATGATGGTGCTGTCGGCTTTCGCCTTGGCGATCAGCGCCTGTGTGGTGCCCACGCCGCCTCCAGTGGCCCCTCCCGCGGCCGAGCAGCCGGCTGCCGAAACACCGGCTGCCGAAAAGGTCGTCACCCTGACCTGGGGCTTCTGGGGTAGCGCTGAGGAGCGCGCCACCCATGAGAAGGTGGCCCAGGCCTTTATGGCCGAGCATCCCAACATCAAGATTGAGTACTGGCATTACCCCTGGAGCGACTACTTCACCAAGCTGCAGACCCTCTTCGCTGGCGGCGATCCGACGGCTATCCCAGACGTCTTCTTCCTATGGCCGACGCCGCGTTATGCTGCGGAGGGTGTGTTGGAGAACCTCGATCCCTGGATCCAGAAGAGCAACTACGACCTGAGCGACTATTGGCCGGCGCTGCTGGAATCGGCCATGTGGAATGGCAGCGTCTATGGCCTGCCGCGCGATGTGAGCGTCGAGGTGCTCTACTACAACAAGGACATCTTTGACGAGGCCGGGGTCGAGTACCCTAACGAGAACTGGACTTGGGACGATTTCGTTGCTGCGGCGGAGAAGCTGACAGTGGTGGAGCCCACTGGCCGCGTAGCCCGATATGCCCTGGGGATGGAGGGAGGCAAGTGGCAGCTCTGGGTGGGCCAGAATCGGGGCAGCATCCTGGATGACATGCGCAACCCTTCCAAGTGCACCTTGACCGAGCCGGCGGCGATGGAGGGGATCAAGTTCTTTGCGGATCTCATGAATCGCAACCTGGCCATGCGATCCGCCAGCCTGAACCAGGCGGGCGGCGACGCGGCGGTCTTCCAGAGTGGCCAGGTGGCCATGATCATTCAGAATGCCAGCCGGGTCTCCACCTTCAACGCGGCTGGAATGAACTATGACGTGGCGCCCGTGCCGATCCCGAAGGGCGGCCAGCGAGCGGCAGCTGCGGGCGGCGCGGCTTGGGTCATGAGCGCGGTGAGCGATAACAAGGAAGAGGCTTGGACCTTCCTGAGCTGGCTTCAGAGCACTAATGGCGGTCAGCGCATCTATACCGAGTCGGGTGAGATCTTCCCCGCCTTGCGCTCCACCGCTCGCTCGGATGCCTTTCTAAAGGCTGGTAAACCTCCTGCCAACCGCATGGCCTTCCTCATCGAGGGTGAAAACGCCAAAGTGGGGCGGTTCGGCTACTTCGCCGAGTGGGGCGAGCTGAGCGGCTCCATCATTGACCCGGCGCTGGAGCGAATATGGGCCGGCGAGGCGACGCCAGAAGAGGTGGTTCCACAGCTCTGTGAGCAGGTGAATGCTTTCCTCAAAGAGCATGGATATCCGAAGTAA